A region of Scylla paramamosain isolate STU-SP2022 chromosome 25, ASM3559412v1, whole genome shotgun sequence DNA encodes the following proteins:
- the LOC135112989 gene encoding LOW QUALITY PROTEIN: uncharacterized protein LOC135112989 (The sequence of the model RefSeq protein was modified relative to this genomic sequence to represent the inferred CDS: deleted 7 bases in 5 codons) translates to MVKYEDETYSFRLVAAAEDGRGTLSDCGSTVSSKQRIDSLFRDRRPRHALAPTPPLHPVRAELERMFGGRDQRQRAFQDVRATVQAQIERLFADASSEPLLPRKDKAPLPQLSAAAPARAPPPAAPPGPDVTRRHCGRPSLALPHSLTLPLPHPHRHRPPPRLPIRRPLPCTTRPPRGATLPPLPCLLSYAVDYLGAAVVDGRASSLGALQEPLRDLYYQYRAAVARGEARPGAGHLHITAEGLAVTREDGRRLLANPFPTIAVWAAVKLVTRRTQGGAAPVTHPYHYAFLPLISDPEAQDKGELFHPLRVPQPTLLASRAHHPPMLACVMRRVGVPRLLECHAFVCRSAEDAIVIAANLYQALLRGMGGSSPPSRPPSDPPSDTYSDMPQDDSRAVFSDSEAVPVRPPRRKRASRASRRGAPSGSLRRATSEDMLGGGRYQRASQRASQRRLRRSGQRARWAGRGCRRRGGQRGRVHQGGAATLPLLHEVSDKYCLTELVPESARGKAADEVLRQVVTPRGMSFSEMEPGQREALLSLALTMSRDEMYQRSKTSLRQQTRGSSSGGGGTLSEGEWSSSTLGSVLKATKTLPSHAWAHAPPRCSPPYLRDKKLPLRRLMVPAKGRHAPSQGRFAQRRPQDAHARRGTSRSGGDQSCSECGYDSECSSKCYCSLPRRGAPTGKGANDSGGSGGCRSVGGNSSGGPQLTCECDTESCAESEKCYCSLRRVRHDGLRLYAIDLDSEDGRGQRGGAPPAATTRRPACATVGVTPAPLPGAPRRAPPRRTATLPSSGRSTDSETPRRAPPPPLISPRRRRRHLSGSLGSRGSRGSIQGVIAGGLRRGRPSKILLVSAVDPSGRVVYRGASQRQQHHRQEGDTASILSMKKTAEIAALFSELKLSQTTDLLQPDHHHHHHHLHRQDARRDHDQDSDDHHNDDDDLLHHGR, encoded by the exons ATGGTGAAGTACGAGGACGAGACGTACAGCTTCCgactggtggcggcggcggaggacgGGCGCGGCACGCTGAGTGACTGCGGTTCCACGGTGTCCTCCAAGCAGCGCATCGACTCGCTCTTCAGGGACCGCCGCCCTCGCCACGCCCTCGCGCCCACGCCGCCCCTCCATCCGGTGCGGGCGGAACTGGAGCGTATGTTCGGGGGGCGCGACCAGCGTCAGCGCGCCTTCCAGGACGTGCGCGCCACCGTGCAGGCGCAGATTGAGCGGCTCTTTGCCGACGCCTCCAGTGAACCGCTGCTGCCCCGCAAGGACAAGGCACCGCTGCCCCAACTGTCGGCCGCTGCCCCCGCCCGCGCCCCGCCCCCTGCAGCCCCTCCAGGCCCTGACGTCACACGCCGCCATTGTGGCCGACCCTCCCTCGCCCTtccacactccctcactctccccctcccccatccccaccGCCACAGaccccctccccgcctccccatACGCCGTCCCCTCCCCTGCACCACACGCCCTCCCCGGGGCGCGACACTCCCTCCCCTACCGTGCCTG CTGAGCTATGCCGTAGACTACCTTGGGGCGGCTGTGGTGGACGGACGCGCCAGCAGCCTGGGAGCACTGCAGGAGCCCCTGCGGGACCTGTACTACCAGTACCGCGCCGCTGTGGCGCGAGGGGAGGCGCGGCCCGGGGCGGGGCACCTGCACATCACGGCGGAGGGCCTGGCGGTGACGCGGGAGGATGGCCGCCGTCTGCTGGCCAACCCCTTCCCCACCATCGCGGTGTGGGCGGCAGTCAAGCTTGTGACGCGCCGCACACAGGGGGGCGCCGCGCCCGTCACGCACCCCTACCACTACGCCTTCCTGCCGCTCATCAGCGATCCCGAAGCGCAGGACAAGGGCGAGCTGTTCCACCCTCTGAGAGTGCCGCAGCCCACCCTGCTGGCCAGCCGCGCCCACCACCCGCCCATGCTGGCTTGCGTTATGCGCCGCGTGGGTGTGCCGCGCCTGCTGGAATGCCACGCCTTCGTG TGCCGCTCGGCCGAGGACGCCATCGTGATCGCTGCCAACCTGTACCAGGCGCTGCTGCGCGGTATGGGCGGTAGCAGCCCGCCCTCACGCCCGCCCTCTGACCCGCCCTCAGACACATACAGCGACATGCCGCAGGACGACTCCCGCGCAGTGTTCAGCGACAGCGAGGCCGTGCCCGTGCGGCCGCCGCGCCGGAAACGCGCCTCACGGGCCTCGCGGCGCGGCGCTCCGTCAGGCAGCCTGCGCCGCGCCACCAGCGAGGACATGCTGGGCGGCGGGCGCTACCAGCGCGCCAGCCAGCGTGCCAGCCAGCGGCGACTGCGGCGGTCAGGTCAGCGAGCGAGATGGGCTGGGCGTGGGTGCAGGCGCCGTGGTGGGCAGCGGGGACGTGTACACCAGGGTGGCGCTGCCACGCTCCCGCTCCTTCATGAG GTGAGTGACAAGTACTGCCTGACGGAGCTCGTGCCAGAGTCGGCGCGGGGCAAGGCAGCAGACGAGGTGCTGCGGCAGGTGGTGACGCCGCGCGGTATGTCCTTCAGCGAGATGGAGCCCGGCCAGCGCGAGGCCCTGCTCAGCCTGGCTCTCACCATGTCTCGCGACGAGATGTACCAGCGCTCA AAAACATCCCTGCGCCAGCAGACtcgtggcagcagcagcggcggcggtggcacGCTGTCTGAGGGCGAGTGGTCGTCCTCCACGCTGGGCTCGGTGCTCAAAGCCACCAAAACGCTCCCTTCTCACGCCTGGGCTCACGCGCCTCCACGCTGCAGTCCACCCTACCTCAGGGACAAGAAGCTGCCGCTGCGCCGCCTGATGGTGCCCGCCAAGGGCCGCCACGCCCCCAGCCAGGGTCGGTTCGCGCAACGGCGTCCCCAAGACGCCCATGCC CGGCGCGGTACGTCGCGCTCCGGCGGCGACCAGTCCTGTAGCGAGTGTGGTTACGACAGCGAGTGTTCCAGCAAATGTTACTGTTCGTTGCCCCGCAGAGGCGCGCCCACTGGCAAGGGCGCCAACGAcagtggcggcagcggtggctgCAGGAGTGTGGGAGGCAACAGCAGCGGCGGGCCGCAGCTGACTTGCGAGTGTGACACGGAGAGCTGCGCGGAGAGTGAGAAGTGCTACTGCTCCCTGCGCAGGGTGCGACACGACGGCCTACGTCTTTACGCCATCGATCTGGACTCCGAGGACGGACGCGGCCAGCGTGGCGGCGCCCCCCCCGCAGCCACGACTCGCCGCCCAGCCTGTGCAACGGTAGGAGTGACTCCCGCGCCGCTTCCTGGA GCTCCTCGCCGGGCACCGCCACGCCGCACCgccactctcccctcctcagGGCGCTCCACGGACTCAGAGACGCCGCGCCGCGCTCCGCCTCCGCCACTCATATCTcccaggcggcggcggcggcacctCTCCGGCTCGCTGGGGTCGAGGGGCTCGCGTGGGTCCATCCAGGGGGTCATCGCGGGGGGTCTTCGCAGGGGTCGGCCCAGCAAGATCCTGCTGGTGTCCGCGGTGGACCCAAGCGGCCGCGTGGTGTACCGCGGCGCGTCgcagcggcagcagcaccaccgccaGGAGGGAGACACCGCCTCCATCCTGTCCATGAAGAAGACGGCGGAGATCGCGGCGCTGTTCTCGGAGCTCAAGCTGAGTCAGACCACCGACCTATTGCagcccgaccaccaccaccaccaccaccacctgcaccgcCAGGACGCCCGCCGCGACCACGACCAAGACAGCGACGACCAccacaacgacgacgacgacttaCTCCACCATGGCCGCTAA
- the LOC135113037 gene encoding 4-hydroxybutyrate coenzyme A transferase-like translates to MARWLPRLKSGVRNYYSYSSEPFHPLKRAPAWKSADEAVSVIKSGDVVFIHGAAATPLKLVEAMTEHGKRAALKDVSVCHIHTEGPAHYTDPSCEGIFRSNSFFIGSNCRRAINDGRADYVPIFLSEIPLLFHKNIINIDVALVQVSPPDKHGFCSLGTSVDCARAAVQNAKYIIGQVNPCMPRTFGDGVIHKSHFDAMVDGLDNLPEHCPKERSDVENEIGRLIAEELVDNGATLQMGIGNIPDAVLASLKGHKDLGVHSEMFSDGVVDLVEAGCVTNTHKFYHPGKITGSFLVGTRRLFDFVDNNPFVVMCDVSFVNNIPVIAKNPRMTAINSCIEVDLTGQVVSDSIGTRMYSGVGGQVDFIRGAAVGRDGLGKPILAMPSTTSRGESKIVPFLKQGGGVVTTRAHVHYLVTEWGIAYLFGKNLRQRAYHLIKIAHPDHREALRKASFERLKCMPSPDP, encoded by the exons ATGGCGAGGTGGCTGCCGAGGCTTAAGTCTGGCGTAAgaaattattattcttattcctccGAGCCTTTCCACCCTCTCAAAAGGGCGCCGGCGTGGAAGTCGGCAGATGAAGCTGTGTCGGTCATTAagtcag GAGATGTAGTGTTCATCCACGGAGCGGCCGCCACGCCCCTCAAGCTGGTGGAGGCCATGACGGAACACGGCAAAAGGGCGGCACTCAAAGATGTCTCAGTCTGCCACATACACACGGAGGGGCCCGCACACTACACCGACCCGTCATGCGAAG GTATCTTTCGCAGCAACTCTTTCTTCATCGGGTCAAACTGCCGGCGAGCCATCAATGACGGGCGGGCAGACTATGTGCCCATCTTCCTCTCAGAGATCCCGTTACTCTTCCACAAGAACATCATCAACATAGACGTGGCGCTCGTGCag GTTTCCCCGCCAGACAAGCACGGGTTCTGCTCTCTCGGGACAAGTGTAGATTGCGCAAGAGCGGCGGTGCAGAATGCCAAGTACATTATAGGCcaa gtCAACCCGTGCATGCCCCGGACATTTGGTGACGGAGTGATTCACAAGAGCCACTTTGATGCCATGGTGGACGGCCTGGACAACCTGCCCGAGCACTGCCCCAAGGAACGCTCAGACGTGGAGAATGAGATCGGCAGACTTATCGCAGAGGAGCTGGTGGACAACGGCGCTACGCTACAGATGG gTATCGGAAACATCCCTGACGCAGTGCTGGCCTCGCTCAAGGGACACAAGGATCTGGGCGTGCACTCGGAGATGTTCAGTGACGGCGTGGTGGACCTGGTGGAGGCGGGCTGcgtcaccaacacacacaagtTCTATCACCCGGGCAAGATCACTGGAAGTTTCCTGGTCGGCACAAGGAGACTGTTTGATTTCGTCGATAATAATCCTTTTGTGG TGATGTGTGATGTCTCCTTCGTCAACAACATCCCAGTCATAGCCAAGAACCCTCGCATGACAGCCATCAACTCCTGCATCGAGGTGGACTTGACTGGCCAGGTCGTCTCTGATTCCATCGGCACCAGGATGTACTCTG GTGTGGGCGGCCAGGTGGACTTCATAAGGGGCGCTGCAGTGGGGCGGGACGGGCTGGGCAAACCAATCCTAGCCATGCCTTCCACCACAAGCAGGGGAGAGTCGAAGATTGTTCCTTTCCTTAAGCAGG GCGGCGGCGTGGTCACAACAAGGGCTCACGTGCACTACCTGGTCACGGAGTGGGGCATTGCATATCTCTTCGGCAAGAACCTGCGTCAGCGCGCTTACCACCTCATCAAGATTGCCCACCCCGACCACCGCGAGGCTCTGAGGAAGGCGTCGTTTGAGAGGCTGAAATGCATGCCCTCCCCTGACCCGTAG
- the LOC135112990 gene encoding LOW QUALITY PROTEIN: CD151 antigen-like (The sequence of the model RefSeq protein was modified relative to this genomic sequence to represent the inferred CDS: inserted 2 bases in 1 codon): MTQQPLEAFLFELKRKTRQAESQREAVSFLCVYKNTEETGEGWRRPIQTREPPSPLASPLSPSLLSHHQSPPDSSLPLAIKEGGSAALRSGLMGSHGGGDLXGGCCSVNFLKYVLFIFNFIFLVGGIAVLAVASWTIAEKHDYVAVLTTSTYATTGYLLLLAGLLCLPAALLACCAIHKENKCNLLAYTFLLLVVFLLEAVAGVVAYVYEEQVMAELAHTLQDTFKHSYLSDDTVTRAIDTMQLEVRGA; the protein is encoded by the exons ATGACACAACAGCCACTGGAAG CATTTCTTTTTGAGCTTAAGAGAAAGACACGGCAGGCAGAGAGTCAGAGGGAGGCTGTCtcgttcctttgtgtttataAGAATACTGAGGAGACTGGAGAGGGttgg CGACGCCCCATACAAACACGCGAGCCCCCTTCAcctctcgcctcgcctctctccccttcgctcctctcccaccaccagTCACCCCCAGACTCCAGTTTGCCGTTGGCCATCAAGGAGGGAGGTAGCGCTGCTCTTCGCTCCGGCCTCATGG GGTCACACGGAGGTGGTGATCT AGGGGGGTGCTGCAGCGTAAACTTCCTCAAATACGTCTTGTTCATTTTCAACTTCATCTTTCTG GTGGGCGGCATCGCGGTGCTGGCGGTGGCTTCCTGGACCATCGCAGAGAAACACGACTACGTAGCGGTCCTCACTACCTCCACCTACGCCACCACGGGCTACCTGCTGCTGCTCGCTGGCCTGCTCTGTCTCCCCGCGGCCCTGCTTGCCTGCTGCGCCATCCATAAGGAGAATAAATGTAATCTCCTAGCG tACACgttcctgctgctggtggtgttccTGCTGGAGGCGGTGGCGGGGGTGGTGGCTTACGTGTACGAGGAGCAGGTGATGGCGGAGCTTGCCCACACCCTTCAAGACACGTTCAAACACTCTTACCTTTCCGACGACACGGTCACTCGGGCTATTGACACCATGCAACTGGAGGTAAGAGGGGCGTGA